The Saccharomyces mikatae IFO 1815 strain IFO1815 genome assembly, chromosome: 15 DNA window GACATTGGTCCTTAATTCCCCAAGTGTCAGTGACGTACTTGCGCTCCTTGTCAGTGCAACGTGGTGTGACACGATCAACCATACAGTTAGGAGAAGTAACCTTCTCTTCGATCCAGGCAGCGAACTTCTCATCCTTCTTTAACTTGGCAAACGCAACAAGCATAGCCTTGACTGTGATACCGTTTTGAGGCATGTTGTCACAGGACATAATGGTGAAGGGAGTGAGGCCTTTCTTGTAACGCAGCAATAGAGCCTCATATAGGTAACCGTAGAGAGTGGCAGGATTCTCTGGATGATTCAAATCGTTGACAATTTCCGGAGCATCGGTCATTAACGAGTTTGTTGCTTCACTATGGTAATAACCGTTCTCGGTAACGGTTAGAGAAACAATATGTGTATCTGGGTTGGCCATCTTTTCGATGACAGCCCTTGGATCATCGGGTGCGTACATGTATGCGGTGATGGAACCGACAATGTAAGCGTTGGTTTCCTTGATACCGCGCTCTACAACTGTGTATAGACAATCTTGGGCTTTCATAGCATCGCGCATAAGGGCATCTGCCTTCATTAAACCAACACCACATATTGACCAGTCCTTCAAGCTGTGATCCTGCATCAAACGGTTCATGAAAACGGCCAAGTGGGAACGATGGAATGCACCAACACCTAGATGAACAATACCCTGTTTAACGCCTTCTCTGGGGTAAGTTGGTATTGGAAGGGTGGATTGAAAACTCTTGAGAGTTTTTGCATTCAAGCTGGTAGCTGTTTTTTCATTGGACtttgtcatttttgaagtttttacttttcttcttttttttcttttttgttgttgttgttattgatATCACTTTTATGTGTTGAGATTAAGAGAGAAGTATAAAACCAAACAATTGCACAGTTGGAATCAGCTATTTATATGTGAAGTTGAACGATATCTAAAATTTCGAGACACTAACTCCCCCACATCTTTTCCCCTGGAATATGATGCTTCCCAATTATAGTTAGCTAACATAATACGGTGAATAAGTGTTGgtcatttttcaagaagaCGGTGCATCTATGTATTTCACCCGTTACCTCGCAGTTAGTAGGGAGACTTTAATGCTTGCTTGATGCTTGCCGTAAAGCTAATGCAATGACGTATTATTATGGTGTGTGCTGCAACCAAATATGGCGGgctaaaaataaagagaaagtgCATGCGAACTAGACCATTGGTGGGGCAAGTTCTGAAAGATTTTTATGTCCGTGCCAAGGAGGGAGTGATTAGGTGGTGGGATAACGCGGGGTAGAACGACTCAGGCACAAAGGCAAAAAACCAACAAGGCACGGGAACAGGCACGAAGGCTACCCCACGCTGCACCACGCGCGATACCTTATTTTTCCAGGAGAAACTGCAGGAAGCTTAGCTGTAGGTACATGCTATGTATGGTACGCAATGCATAAGTTCTCGGGGATGATTCTTGGTAAGCAACAAACAGATTATGTTGAAGTTGGCTAGCTACGTATAGCTTCAGCATACATCGGCCTATCTCAGGGATGCACAATGAATGAGTCTCGTCTCTTTCAAGGACTGTCTTCTCAGCTGAAAATTATtttgctttatttttttcgaCATCCAGAGTTTATAATACTGTATTTATTTCCGGCATCGTATCTCCTTTCTCCGGTCAAACAACGCCACTACGTCAGCCCTCTCATCTCATTCATCACCCCAGTTATGATAAACTTAAGATGACAAGTAGGCCTTTCTCATTTCAGTGGACTAAAATTTGACGTATAAAAGAGTTAAACCATTCAACGTTATGAAAAATAGCTTTCAAGTGAAAATGAAACCATTGAATACTTGACAAGAAAAACCAagaaattacaaaaaaCCATGTCTCAAACTACTAATCCTTCTGTTGTTTTGAGAAAAGTCGGCGACATCGCCATCGAGCAAAGACCAGTTCCTACCATCGAAGACCCCCATTACGTCAAGTTAGCCATTAAAGCTACTGGTATATGTGGTTCTGATGTCCACTACTACAGAAGCGGTGGCATTGGAAAATACATATTGAAGGCACCTATGGTACTTGGTCATGAGTCGAGCGGAGAAGTTGTGGAAGTTGGTAACGCTGTGACAAGAGTCAAAGTCGGAGACCGTGTGGCTATTGAGCCCGGTGTCCCTAGCCGTTACTCTGATGAGACCAAGGAGGGTAGGTACAACCTTTGCCCACACATG harbors:
- the SMKI15G5100 gene encoding mannitol dehydrogenase family protein, with protein sequence MTKSNEKTATSLNAKTLKSFQSTLPIPTYPREGVKQGIVHLGVGAFHRSHLAVFMNRLMQDHSLKDWSICGVGLMKADALMRDAMKAQDCLYTVVERGIKETNAYIVGSITAYMYAPDDPRAVIEKMANPDTHIVSLTVTENGYYHSEATNSLMTDAPEIVNDLNHPENPATLYGYLYEALLLRYKKGLTPFTIMSCDNMPQNGITVKAMLVAFAKLKKDEKFAAWIEEKVTSPNCMVDRVTPRCTDKERKYVTDTWGIKDQCPVVAEPFIQWVLEDNFSDGRPPWELVGVQVVKDVDSYELMKLRLLNGGHSAMGYLGYLAGYTYIHEVVNDPTINKYIRVLMREEVIPLLPKVPGVDFEEYTASVLERFSNPAIQDTVARICLMGSGKMPKYVLPSIYEQLRKPNGKYKLLAVCVAGWFRYLTGVDMNGKPFEIEDPMADTLKAAAVKGGKDPHELLNIEVLFSPEIRDNKDFVAQLTHSLEVVYDKGPLAAVNEVLDQV